The Octadecabacter arcticus 238 genome contains a region encoding:
- a CDS encoding DNA polymerase Y family protein, translating into MRGEDKLPVLPFPAPNASHTPPDTPIKATDTADMLAHAIEALQRAMAPKPADPRAGDVPAQGDGRDCDEEDSFTPVGEPRWRGAASRRQTDSAKTSTPKTGTPKDGRMDVASRAFTPTDKDPLARRITALHFPRLTINRWQRHMDRTGQAPPPEIPIALAVEGSHGPVVHATNRAADQTGVHIGARVVDMRALCPELQVEFADVAGDQAALKRLMLWVRRWCPWSALDGPNGLILDTTGSDHLWGGEAAMLREIEGKLSTLGPYYTTLGWLRVSEGDLGADSYR; encoded by the coding sequence ATGAGGGGGGAGGACAAGCTGCCCGTCCTGCCCTTTCCAGCACCAAACGCGTCGCACACCCCACCGGACACGCCCATAAAGGCAACGGACACCGCCGACATGCTGGCCCATGCGATTGAGGCTTTGCAGCGGGCGATGGCGCCAAAACCAGCTGATCCGCGGGCGGGCGATGTGCCTGCGCAAGGGGACGGGCGGGACTGTGATGAAGAAGATAGTTTTACGCCCGTGGGCGAACCCCGTTGGCGGGGGGCCGCATCGCGCAGACAGACCGACAGCGCAAAGACCAGCACCCCAAAGACCGGCACCCCAAAGGACGGGCGGATGGACGTCGCATCTCGCGCGTTCACTCCGACTGACAAAGACCCCTTGGCGCGCAGGATCACAGCGCTGCATTTCCCACGTCTGACGATCAATCGCTGGCAGCGGCATATGGACCGCACCGGGCAAGCCCCGCCGCCTGAAATCCCCATAGCACTGGCGGTTGAGGGGTCGCACGGCCCTGTGGTGCATGCCACCAATCGCGCGGCAGACCAAACCGGTGTCCACATTGGCGCCCGCGTTGTGGATATGCGCGCGCTATGTCCTGAATTGCAGGTCGAATTTGCCGATGTGGCGGGCGATCAAGCGGCGCTGAAACGGTTGATGCTGTGGGTGCGGCGCTGGTGTCCGTGGTCGGCTTTGGATGGGCCGAATGGCTTGATCCTGGACACCACGGGATCGGATCATCTGTGGGGCGGCGAAGCGGCGATGCTGCGTGAAATTGAAGGCAAGCTGTCCACACTGGGGCCATACTACACGACATTAGGATGGTTGAGGGTGTCAGAAGGTGATTTAGGAGCGGACTCTTATCGCTAA
- a CDS encoding ImuA family protein, with product MRSALPPPKSATDLLMQRAETAGHKGESDAQPTLREVFSETVTDGAALAFMLAQLNPAKGPVLWVSDRLSRRDAGVICMAGLDPKIDILRVDVSRSVDVLWAMEQGLGCATLGAVVGEVWGDPPALDFTASKRLALRSEAHAVPAWLIRRAGHANLSAARARWRLSLLASLPNADDMHAPGQPLWHAHLFRSRWGTPGDWVARAGDGGGDNGGLHLDHRVEGRPMHEARHG from the coding sequence ATGCGCAGCGCCCTGCCACCGCCAAAATCCGCGACCGATCTGTTGATGCAGCGGGCTGAAACGGCTGGCCACAAAGGCGAATCTGACGCGCAACCGACCCTGCGTGAGGTGTTCAGCGAAACCGTCACCGACGGGGCGGCATTGGCGTTTATGTTGGCGCAATTGAACCCTGCAAAGGGGCCTGTGTTGTGGGTGTCTGATCGTCTGTCGCGGCGCGACGCGGGGGTGATTTGCATGGCAGGACTGGACCCCAAAATTGATATTTTGCGGGTCGATGTTTCCAGATCAGTTGATGTGCTTTGGGCGATGGAACAGGGACTTGGGTGCGCCACACTGGGCGCTGTGGTGGGTGAGGTTTGGGGCGATCCGCCTGCGCTTGATTTCACTGCATCCAAACGGCTCGCTCTCAGATCCGAAGCCCATGCCGTGCCTGCATGGCTGATCCGGCGCGCAGGCCATGCCAACCTCAGTGCGGCGCGTGCGCGCTGGCGGCTGTCGTTACTGGCGTCCCTGCCCAATGCAGATGACATGCACGCCCCCGGTCAACCGCTGTGGCACGCGCACTTGTTCCGTTCCCGATGGGGGACGCCGGGGGATTGGGTCGCGCGTGCGGGTGACGGCGGGGGCGATAATGGGGGTCTGCACCTTGATCACCGCGTCGAAGGCCGCCCCATGCACGAGGCGCGCCATGGCTAG
- a CDS encoding cytochrome-c peroxidase: MCLLILGAGAALADLISMDDFVDADPAQARIGQLLFYDKILSGNRNISCGTCHHHDQAGGDGLSLGIGEGGIGVGPDRTAEDIRKRIPRNAPSLWNIGHNSIDLLFWDGRLEVSDQFDNGFDSPAEEWLPAGLDNIVAAQSLFPLTAQFEMAGNPGENDIAGATHDRIDAAWPIIETRIRAEPEYVRLFLQAFDSVNDISDITIVEIGNAMGAFITTEWRSFDSPYDAWLTGTALPDNAERGRDLFFGTAGCASCHSGPLFTDQDFHALGLPAFGPGRTRSFDKMPRDVGRMGETDLLSDAYRFRTPSLRNVALTAPYGHNGAYPNLGDMIRHHLDPVGARAAWTTDMAALPVAPWMEGVDFAIQQDRREMARQKEVLDIIPVTMNATQVSDIEAFLHALTGNTAEERPLGRPATVPSGLPVD, translated from the coding sequence ATGTGCCTCCTTATTTTGGGGGCTGGCGCAGCTTTGGCGGACCTGATTTCAATGGATGATTTCGTGGACGCCGACCCAGCGCAAGCCCGCATTGGGCAATTGCTGTTTTACGACAAAATATTGAGCGGCAACAGGAACATATCCTGCGGAACCTGCCATCACCATGACCAAGCAGGCGGCGACGGGCTGTCCTTGGGCATTGGCGAAGGCGGCATTGGTGTCGGGCCAGACCGCACCGCCGAAGACATCCGCAAACGCATCCCCAGAAACGCGCCAAGCCTTTGGAATATAGGGCATAATTCTATTGATTTATTGTTTTGGGATGGCCGGCTCGAAGTGTCAGATCAGTTCGACAACGGCTTTGATTCCCCTGCCGAAGAATGGCTGCCAGCGGGCCTCGACAACATCGTCGCAGCGCAATCCCTGTTTCCCCTCACGGCGCAATTCGAGATGGCCGGAAACCCCGGTGAAAACGATATCGCTGGCGCGACCCATGACAGAATTGATGCGGCATGGCCGATCATCGAAACGCGTATTCGCGCCGAGCCTGAATACGTGAGGTTGTTCTTGCAAGCATTTGATTCTGTTAATGACATATCCGATATTACTATCGTTGAGATTGGTAATGCGATGGGGGCATTCATCACGACCGAATGGCGCAGTTTCGACAGCCCCTATGATGCATGGCTGACCGGAACGGCGCTGCCAGACAACGCCGAACGTGGCCGCGACTTGTTCTTTGGCACAGCCGGTTGCGCAAGCTGTCACAGCGGCCCTCTGTTCACCGATCAGGATTTTCACGCACTTGGCCTGCCAGCTTTTGGACCCGGTCGCACACGTTCTTTTGACAAGATGCCGCGTGATGTGGGCCGAATGGGGGAAACGGATCTATTATCAGATGCTTATAGATTTCGAACACCATCCTTGCGCAACGTCGCACTGACCGCACCCTATGGTCATAACGGTGCATATCCAAACTTGGGCGACATGATACGCCATCATTTGGACCCTGTTGGCGCCCGCGCCGCATGGACGACTGACATGGCTGCGTTGCCTGTCGCGCCGTGGATGGAGGGCGTTGATTTTGCAATACAGCAGGACCGCCGTGAAATGGCGCGTCAGAAGGAGGTTTTGGATATCATTCCTGTGACCATGAACGCAACGCAAGTTTCTGATATAGAAGCGTTCCTTCATGCATTGACGGGCAACACGGCTGAGGAACGCCCCCTAGGACGGCCAGCGACAGTGCCCAGCGGATTGCCCGTCGATTAG
- a CDS encoding tetratricopeptide repeat protein has protein sequence MYMRHTIHCVILAGFVTISSPVLAVDLEEARDLMEAGAFVEARAQFEVLARSGNADAEELIGVMYALGLGVERDDERAFEWYLRASMKGHPGAQSGIGWYYELGRGMPAPDLVRAYLWYALSAIGGDIDAPDSLEQLTPRMSAEQRARAEVLVDDYRVWMYPFR, from the coding sequence ATGTACATGCGTCATACGATTCATTGCGTCATTTTGGCAGGTTTCGTGACCATCTCAAGCCCTGTCTTGGCCGTCGATCTTGAGGAGGCCCGTGATCTGATGGAGGCGGGGGCGTTCGTCGAGGCGCGCGCCCAGTTTGAGGTTCTGGCGCGATCCGGAAATGCCGATGCCGAAGAGCTGATCGGCGTGATGTATGCGCTGGGGCTGGGGGTAGAACGCGACGATGAACGCGCCTTTGAGTGGTACCTGCGCGCGTCGATGAAGGGCCATCCTGGGGCGCAATCAGGGATTGGATGGTATTATGAATTGGGCCGCGGGATGCCTGCGCCGGATCTGGTGCGGGCGTATTTGTGGTATGCGTTGAGCGCGATCGGTGGTGACATTGATGCGCCGGACAGTCTGGAACAATTAACGCCGAGAATGAGCGCCGAGCAACGCGCGCGCGCCGAGGTCTTGGTGGATGACTACCGCGTGTGGATGTATCCGTTTCGCTAA
- a CDS encoding type 1 glutamine amidotransferase domain-containing protein: MKILMVLTSHDQLGDTGNKTGFWLEEFAAPYYVLKDAGADITLASPKGGKPPLDPSSDSEDAQTDATARFKKDEAAQKVLANTHILADVNDADYDAVFYPGGHGPLWDLAEDKDSIKLLEAFAHNNRPIGAVCHAPAIFKHPKAQDGKPLVSGKTVTGFTNTEEDAVGLTNVVPFLVEDMLKANDGDYQRGDDWASFVVTDGTLVTGQNPASSEEAAKKLLALM; the protein is encoded by the coding sequence ATGAAAATTCTGATGGTACTTACATCGCATGACCAACTGGGTGATACTGGCAATAAGACCGGTTTCTGGCTCGAAGAATTTGCAGCACCTTACTATGTGCTGAAAGACGCGGGCGCGGACATCACGCTCGCCTCACCAAAGGGTGGCAAGCCCCCCCTTGATCCCAGCAGCGATTCCGAAGACGCCCAGACCGACGCCACCGCCCGTTTCAAAAAGGACGAGGCAGCGCAGAAAGTCTTGGCCAACACGCACATCTTGGCTGACGTCAACGACGCCGACTATGACGCTGTTTTCTATCCTGGGGGCCACGGGCCGCTGTGGGATTTGGCCGAAGACAAAGACAGTATCAAATTGCTCGAAGCCTTCGCACATAACAACCGCCCCATCGGTGCTGTTTGCCACGCTCCCGCAATCTTCAAACACCCCAAGGCGCAAGACGGGAAACCACTGGTCTCAGGCAAAACCGTGACTGGGTTCACCAACACCGAAGAAGACGCAGTTGGCCTAACAAATGTCGTGCCGTTTTTGGTCGAAGACATGCTGAAGGCCAACGACGGCGACTACCAAAGGGGCGACGATTGGGCCTCCTTTGTCGTCACGGACGGCACCTTGGTCACCGGCCAGAACCCCGCGTCTTCCGAAGAGGCGGCAAAGAAACTTTTGGCTTTGATGTAA
- the dctP gene encoding TRAP transporter substrate-binding protein DctP: protein MMKYIATAGIIAAYTLAAAPVYADGHSITLRATANSNENDEDYDGLIVFKNYVEAASNGAIEVELFIGTQLCSTGAECLEGVSEGSIDIYISTSGGAAGIFPYVQVLDLPYLMSDDRVAEGVLQGDFVRTMRDMALETSDDTIRLMTVGNTGGWRNFANTVRPVMTPADMEGLKIRTVVADLPQELVRALGASPTPIPWPELFTSFQTGVVEGSKNGITDIMGMKFPDAGLQYVTLDGHAYMGALWWMNNERFTGMDEAQRRVIVDGFYALQQATFASPKRNSIQAYADFVEGGGNLYVPSPEEKAMFAQAATPVQAWFRENVDGGNEILDALIAAVDDVEADLAAGYDADLN from the coding sequence ATGATGAAATATATCGCAACGGCTGGCATCATCGCCGCCTACACACTTGCAGCGGCGCCTGTTTATGCGGATGGCCATTCGATCACGCTACGCGCGACCGCAAACAGCAACGAAAACGACGAAGACTATGACGGTCTGATCGTGTTCAAGAACTACGTCGAAGCCGCCTCAAACGGCGCGATCGAAGTGGAATTGTTTATCGGCACGCAGCTGTGTTCAACAGGCGCTGAATGCCTTGAGGGCGTTTCCGAAGGCTCTATCGACATCTACATCTCCACCTCTGGTGGTGCGGCTGGCATCTTTCCTTATGTGCAAGTCCTCGACCTGCCGTATCTGATGTCCGATGACCGCGTGGCCGAAGGCGTTCTTCAGGGCGATTTTGTCCGCACGATGCGCGACATGGCACTGGAAACATCCGACGATACCATTCGTCTGATGACGGTTGGTAACACAGGCGGTTGGCGCAACTTTGCCAACACTGTGCGCCCCGTCATGACACCTGCTGACATGGAAGGCCTGAAAATCCGCACAGTCGTCGCTGACTTGCCACAAGAACTCGTGCGCGCACTTGGTGCCTCCCCGACCCCGATCCCGTGGCCTGAATTGTTCACGTCTTTCCAGACCGGCGTCGTTGAAGGCTCCAAAAATGGCATTACCGACATCATGGGCATGAAATTCCCCGATGCGGGCCTGCAATACGTTACACTTGACGGTCATGCCTATATGGGTGCGCTTTGGTGGATGAACAACGAACGCTTCACTGGCATGGACGAAGCACAGCGCCGCGTTATCGTTGATGGCTTCTATGCGCTGCAGCAGGCAACATTCGCCTCGCCTAAGCGCAATTCGATCCAAGCCTACGCAGACTTCGTGGAAGGCGGCGGCAACCTTTATGTGCCGTCCCCCGAAGAGAAGGCCATGTTCGCGCAAGCTGCAACACCGGTTCAGGCGTGGTTTCGTGAAAACGTCGACGGCGGCAACGAAATCCTCGACGCATTGATCGCGGCTGTGGATGACGTTGAGGCCGATCTGGCCGCAGGCTATGACGCCGACCTGAACTAA
- a CDS encoding TRAP transporter large permease, whose product MLIWFLPLFLAILMIGTPVVFALLFAPGFMTWVTGNERDLAILYRNVYSGIDSFPLMALPFFMLAGEVMNRGGITTRLVEFSQAFMGHMRGGLAQVNILSSILFAGLSGSAVADTSALGSTLIPAMEKNGYTRKFAAAITAASSVIGPIIPPSGIMIIYAYVMGESVAALFMAGIVPGILVGIGLMVMVRLMADRYDLPKAERIVHKNQTIAPIEHWLSLILLRINFMGLLWAVFRLGSSFAGVARPQGWMLVGTLAVLLVFAHFFFMWLRTVVSADFRIVCKKGVVPLQTPIIILGGILVGVMTPTEASTVAVAYALLVSVFVLRSLTWADFFDVLQRSALASASVLLLVGAAVAFKTIVATSGAATTMADIILGMSENPLILLFLINILLFIVGMFLDAGPAIIILGPILGPIFTDIGVHPVHFAIIMSVNLTVGLATPPMGLVLFVASTVSREKVETIAWAILPFLAVEVVVIFLLTYFPQISMTVPYLADFLGCPPDIGYMACISPGPPPN is encoded by the coding sequence ATGCTGATTTGGTTCCTCCCCCTTTTCCTTGCCATTTTGATGATTGGCACGCCTGTCGTGTTCGCCCTGTTGTTTGCCCCGGGTTTCATGACGTGGGTCACGGGCAATGAAAGGGATCTCGCGATCCTGTACCGCAATGTTTACAGCGGCATCGACAGCTTTCCACTGATGGCATTGCCGTTCTTTATGTTGGCAGGCGAGGTGATGAACCGCGGCGGCATTACCACACGCCTTGTGGAATTTTCACAGGCCTTCATGGGCCACATGCGCGGTGGTTTGGCACAGGTGAATATCCTGTCATCAATATTGTTCGCGGGCCTGTCTGGATCTGCCGTGGCCGATACATCTGCGCTTGGCTCCACATTGATCCCCGCCATGGAAAAAAACGGCTATACCCGTAAATTTGCCGCGGCGATCACCGCTGCCAGTTCTGTCATTGGCCCGATCATCCCGCCCAGCGGCATCATGATTATTTACGCCTATGTCATGGGCGAAAGCGTTGCGGCGCTGTTTATGGCGGGCATAGTTCCAGGTATCTTGGTCGGTATCGGCCTGATGGTCATGGTGCGCCTGATGGCCGATCGCTACGATTTGCCAAAAGCCGAACGCATCGTTCACAAAAACCAGACCATTGCACCGATTGAACATTGGCTGTCCCTGATCCTTTTGCGCATCAACTTCATGGGCTTGCTCTGGGCAGTGTTCCGGCTTGGGTCCTCATTTGCTGGTGTTGCAAGACCGCAAGGCTGGATGCTGGTAGGAACGCTGGCGGTGCTGCTCGTCTTCGCGCATTTCTTCTTTATGTGGTTGCGCACTGTTGTCAGCGCCGACTTCCGCATCGTGTGCAAAAAGGGCGTCGTGCCGCTGCAAACGCCAATTATCATTCTGGGCGGTATCCTTGTCGGCGTCATGACCCCGACCGAAGCCTCCACCGTCGCTGTCGCCTACGCCCTGCTGGTCAGCGTCTTTGTTCTGCGCTCCCTAACGTGGGCAGACTTCTTTGACGTGTTGCAACGCTCCGCCCTCGCGTCGGCGTCAGTGCTGCTTCTGGTCGGCGCGGCTGTGGCGTTCAAGACCATCGTGGCGACGTCTGGTGCGGCCACAACCATGGCCGACATCATCCTTGGGATGTCTGAAAACCCGCTGATCCTGCTGTTCTTGATTAACATCCTACTGTTCATCGTCGGCATGTTTCTGGACGCGGGCCCCGCGATCATCATCCTTGGCCCAATCCTTGGCCCGATTTTCACCGACATCGGCGTGCACCCCGTGCATTTCGCCATCATTATGTCGGTAAACCTCACAGTTGGCCTTGCCACGCCCCCCATGGGTCTGGTGCTTTTCGTGGCCTCGACGGTCAGCCGCGAAAAGGTCGAAACCATCGCATGGGCCATCCTGCCGTTCCTTGCGGTCGAAGTCGTGGTGATCTTCTTGCTCACCTATTTCCCGCAAATTTCCATGACGGTTCCCTATCTCGCGGACTTCCTCGGATGCCCGCCTGACATCGGTTACATGGCTTGCATTAGCCCTGGACCGCCACCAAACTAA
- a CDS encoding TRAP transporter small permease, producing MGGRFKIAALVAAYAAILLIGAFSDRREAVADAIGVSDMALVGLMAAALWLACILRPIPAAQAHAAINESIHKVGKSIAVAALVLMVCFILLQVFMRYALNDAPNWTEEAARFGMLWMTGLMAPIAYRHGGFVAIDMLERALSERLATVLTLVLFAMSFAVLLVMWDKGLNNHVDSLSGRGCSSTLRWPFGVEIGKCRAKFSNYYQYAALWVGINLLIIVCVELILRQGLKLFGRDAGLAPLGDQEIASAS from the coding sequence TTGGGAGGACGCTTTAAAATCGCAGCACTCGTCGCAGCTTACGCCGCGATCCTGCTGATCGGTGCCTTTTCGGACCGACGAGAGGCCGTGGCCGATGCGATTGGCGTCAGCGACATGGCCCTTGTCGGTCTAATGGCCGCGGCGCTTTGGCTGGCTTGCATTCTGCGCCCAATCCCTGCCGCACAAGCTCATGCGGCGATCAACGAGAGTATTCATAAGGTCGGCAAGTCTATTGCCGTTGCCGCATTGGTGCTCATGGTGTGCTTTATCCTGCTGCAAGTCTTCATGCGCTATGCTTTGAACGACGCGCCAAACTGGACCGAAGAAGCAGCGCGATTTGGCATGTTGTGGATGACCGGACTTATGGCGCCAATTGCCTATCGTCACGGTGGGTTTGTCGCCATTGATATGCTGGAACGCGCCCTGTCTGAACGCCTCGCCACGGTGCTCACGCTCGTGTTGTTCGCGATGTCCTTCGCGGTGCTTCTAGTGATGTGGGACAAGGGGCTGAACAATCACGTCGACAGCCTGTCAGGGCGCGGCTGTTCATCCACCCTGCGCTGGCCGTTCGGCGTCGAGATCGGAAAATGCCGCGCGAAGTTTTCGAATTATTACCAATATGCAGCCCTGTGGGTCGGCATTAACCTTTTGATCATAGTCTGCGTCGAACTGATCCTGCGCCAAGGGTTAAAATTGTTCGGGCGCGACGCTGGCCTCGCCCCGCTTGGCGACCAAGAGATCGCGAGTGCATCATAA
- a CDS encoding flavin reductase family protein, whose amino-acid sequence MNAFDPITDQRAFRDALGAYATGVTVVTTASAEGPIGITANSFASVSLDPPLVLWSPAKSSKRFKYFTGAKHFAIHVLDGHQQQLCNDFTRDKSAFEGLDWTTNANGVPLINGCLARFECSLDAEHDAGDHVIIVGRVIEAAARDGLPLLFQAGRFVSIKG is encoded by the coding sequence GTGAACGCTTTTGACCCAATCACGGACCAGCGCGCGTTTCGCGACGCTTTGGGTGCTTATGCAACTGGCGTGACTGTTGTGACGACCGCGTCGGCTGAGGGACCGATCGGTATCACCGCAAACAGCTTTGCCTCCGTGTCTCTCGATCCGCCCCTTGTGCTGTGGTCGCCCGCGAAATCATCCAAGCGGTTCAAATACTTCACCGGTGCAAAGCATTTTGCGATCCACGTGCTAGACGGGCATCAACAGCAGCTGTGCAACGATTTCACCCGCGACAAGTCGGCGTTTGAAGGGCTCGATTGGACCACAAACGCAAACGGCGTTCCGCTGATCAACGGCTGCCTTGCGCGGTTCGAATGCAGTTTGGACGCAGAACATGATGCGGGCGATCACGTTATCATCGTCGGGCGCGTTATTGAGGCCGCAGCACGTGATGGTTTACCGCTCTTGTTTCAGGCAGGTCGGTTCGTATCAATCAAAGGCTAA
- a CDS encoding aldo/keto reductase produces the protein MERITLTPDLSLSRIVYGMWRLGDVDDTSPKAVQAKIEACLEQGITTMDQADIYGGYMAEEIMGAGLTQDIRDQIEVVTKCDILAPAGRHSDAPGKYYDTTRDHIVASVDHSLRLMGIDKIDVLLIHRPDPLMDHHETGAALDALVASGKIGAVGVSNFKLHDWTLLESAMASKLVTNQLEVSLSTHDALTNGDLAFLQERGVAPMAWSPLGGGALMTADTDLGRAMDAVAGDNGVDRAAVAVAWLLAHPASIMPVMGTNNISRIKGFSDAFNVKMTRQTWFKLYESALGHEVA, from the coding sequence ATGGAACGCATTACCCTGACCCCCGATCTGTCCCTGTCGCGCATTGTCTATGGCATGTGGCGGCTTGGCGACGTTGACGACACATCCCCCAAAGCGGTTCAGGCCAAAATCGAAGCCTGTCTGGAACAGGGCATCACGACCATGGATCAGGCCGATATTTACGGCGGTTACATGGCCGAAGAAATCATGGGCGCGGGTCTGACCCAAGACATCCGCGACCAAATCGAAGTCGTGACAAAATGCGATATCCTTGCGCCAGCGGGGCGCCATTCGGATGCCCCGGGCAAATATTACGACACCACGCGTGACCATATCGTCGCCTCAGTTGACCATTCCCTGCGCTTGATGGGGATCGACAAGATTGATGTCCTGCTTATCCATCGCCCCGATCCGCTGATGGACCATCATGAAACCGGTGCGGCCTTGGATGCCCTTGTCGCATCTGGCAAAATCGGCGCAGTTGGTGTGTCGAATTTCAAGCTGCACGACTGGACCTTGCTGGAATCTGCCATGGCATCCAAGCTGGTGACTAACCAGCTCGAAGTCTCGCTGTCCACCCACGATGCGCTGACCAACGGTGATCTGGCCTTTCTGCAGGAACGCGGCGTGGCGCCCATGGCGTGGTCGCCACTTGGCGGTGGCGCATTGATGACAGCTGACACCGACCTCGGCCGCGCGATGGACGCAGTTGCGGGCGACAATGGCGTGGATCGCGCTGCCGTTGCAGTCGCTTGGCTGCTGGCACATCCAGCAAGTATTATGCCTGTTATGGGAACAAATAACATAAGCCGAATCAAAGGGTTCTCTGACGCTTTTAATGTAAAGATGACCCGCCAAACATGGTTCAAACTCTATGAATCGGCCCTTGGCCATGAGGTGGCATAG
- a CDS encoding LLM class flavin-dependent oxidoreductase: MQKTIVPVTSANLDASEVSWFSALCSDDYAYLGVPDGALRSSWEHCRDIVLEAENQGFRNVLAPSSFQVGQDTLSFVAGMAPLTKSINMLAAIRCGEMQPIMLARTVATLDHMLKGRLTLNVISSDFPGEVADSAFRYKRSHEVVEILKQAWTRDEINYDGEVYKFANVPTAPATPYQTGGPLLYFGGYSPAALELCGQHCDVYLMWPEPEDQLAQRMRDVNAVAACYNRTVDYGLRVHMIVRDTEIEAREYADHLVSKLDDEYGKLIRDRAHDSISLGVAHQAKARELADKFGYVEPNLWTGVGRARSGCGAALVGSADQVLSKIENYRKMGIRSFIFSGYPHIDEAKYFGKLVMPDLKTCSLPHVHGRVPSDTPATPLGNGPRI; the protein is encoded by the coding sequence ATGCAAAAAACAATCGTGCCCGTCACATCTGCCAACCTCGATGCGTCCGAAGTCAGCTGGTTTTCCGCCTTGTGTTCAGATGATTACGCCTATCTTGGCGTGCCGGATGGCGCATTGCGTTCGTCATGGGAACACTGTCGCGACATCGTGCTTGAGGCCGAAAACCAAGGCTTTCGAAACGTCCTCGCTCCGTCCAGTTTTCAGGTCGGGCAAGACACATTGTCGTTCGTGGCAGGCATGGCCCCGCTGACAAAATCGATCAACATGCTCGCCGCGATCCGCTGCGGTGAAATGCAGCCCATTATGCTGGCGCGCACCGTCGCAACGCTGGATCACATGCTGAAAGGCCGCCTGACCCTCAACGTTATATCGTCCGATTTTCCCGGTGAAGTAGCCGACAGCGCGTTTCGCTACAAACGCTCCCACGAGGTCGTGGAAATCCTGAAACAGGCGTGGACGCGCGACGAAATCAACTATGATGGTGAGGTTTATAAGTTCGCCAACGTCCCAACCGCGCCCGCAACACCCTACCAAACTGGCGGCCCGTTGCTGTATTTCGGCGGCTATTCCCCCGCAGCACTCGAACTGTGTGGTCAGCACTGCGACGTCTACCTGATGTGGCCGGAACCCGAAGATCAGCTTGCGCAGCGGATGCGCGATGTGAACGCAGTGGCGGCCTGCTATAACCGCACCGTCGATTATGGTTTGCGGGTCCATATGATCGTGCGTGACACGGAAATCGAAGCGCGCGAATACGCCGATCATCTGGTCAGCAAACTGGACGATGAATACGGGAAATTGATCCGCGACCGTGCTCATGACAGCATTTCACTCGGCGTGGCCCATCAGGCCAAAGCCCGCGAACTGGCCGACAAATTCGGTTACGTTGAACCCAACCTTTGGACTGGTGTCGGCCGCGCACGATCCGGCTGCGGTGCGGCCCTTGTTGGTTCCGCCGACCAAGTCTTGTCCAAGATCGAAAACTACCGCAAAATGGGCATCCGCAGCTTCATATTCTCCGGCTATCCGCACATTGACGAAGCCAAATATTTCGGCAAGCTTGTGATGCCGGACTTGAAAACCTGCTCATTACCCCATGTTCATGGTCGTGTCCCCAGCGACACCCCTGCAACCCCTCTCGGAAACGGACCTCGTATATAA
- a CDS encoding GntR family transcriptional regulator, translating into MPERQRPTALPKYVQIAEMLIRDIAAGRLVDGARLMPEREMAEGLGIAVGTLRKALDLLAEKQLLERVHGSGNYVRARSDVSSVYSFLRIERLQGGGLPTADVLSIDRMAVPAQAKFASADGFRFRRLRFMDMVPAAMEEIWLDGAVTDVVDEAAVSESLYLYYSEALGVVITSAEDRVNVAPTPDWVDGRFGLSAGDMAGYIERTGRTRTGETVEFSRTWFDPNQINYVSRLGKN; encoded by the coding sequence ATGCCAGAGCGACAACGCCCAACAGCGCTGCCCAAATATGTGCAGATCGCCGAAATGTTGATCCGCGATATCGCGGCCGGACGGCTGGTTGACGGCGCGCGACTGATGCCGGAACGCGAGATGGCCGAAGGGCTGGGAATCGCCGTTGGAACCTTGCGCAAGGCGTTGGATTTGCTGGCGGAAAAGCAGTTGTTGGAACGGGTGCACGGGTCGGGAAACTATGTGCGCGCGCGCAGTGATGTGTCATCAGTATATAGCTTCTTGAGGATCGAACGGCTGCAAGGTGGTGGGCTGCCCACGGCAGACGTTTTATCGATTGATCGCATGGCCGTTCCCGCGCAAGCGAAGTTTGCCAGCGCTGACGGATTTCGGTTTCGCCGATTGCGATTCATGGACATGGTGCCTGCTGCGATGGAAGAAATCTGGCTTGACGGTGCGGTCACGGACGTGGTCGACGAAGCGGCAGTGTCTGAATCGCTTTACCTCTATTATTCGGAAGCTTTGGGTGTGGTGATCACCAGTGCCGAGGATCGCGTCAATGTTGCGCCGACGCCGGATTGGGTCGACGGGCGGTTCGGGCTATCTGCAGGCGATATGGCGGGCTACATTGAACGCACAGGGCGCACGCGGACTGGCGAAACTGTAGAATTTTCAAGAACTTGGTTTGACCCGAACCAGATCAATTACGTTTCACGTTTAGGAAAGAACTGA